Proteins from a genomic interval of Yarrowia lipolytica chromosome 1E, complete sequence:
- a CDS encoding uncharacterized protein (Compare to YALI0E07898g, weakly similar to uniprot|P35190 Saccharomyces cerevisiae YGL215w CLG1 cyclin-like protein, similar to Saccharomyces cerevisiae CLG1 (YGL215W); ancestral locus Anc_3.527), with protein MAFQYPYSHHHMAQAPPMDQGYFHQAPQAPMSSHYSAHYDYDMTRDMGYDMTRGGYPTYHNMGYPPQVVPPPIQMPAPAPPAVTGGVSATLDYEIKDMAEFLTTMALGIMKPNPEVGHDAFKAFASQVLSATRLPRATVVLSLVYLSKRWAMKDLELGHEKSSGYIYRMSVVSLLLANKFHDDNTFTNRSWSQATGIAVGELTTLEADWLQKISWSLHLDQQDLKGWHRWNDCWNYWVANSPKSSAASSPLVSVSNSEVSTTNTSPHASSPVSPVSLSKPKVGSVIMTSPTRPFYTVPSWYNQPASNMDSACAPQHHHQQHPPSAFTSYFQQSFASVGPPVQAPMQAPSIPPPHHQMDHHHVAPQVMPMPPPHHSTHHYPECKEGPIASYYNPVCDCAHCVFDPFPKHVVAC; from the coding sequence ATGGCCTTCCAGTACCCCTAcagccaccaccacatGGCTCAAGCCCCGCCTATGGACCAGGGCTACTTCCACCAGGCGCCCCAGGCGCCCATGTCGTCCCACTACTCGGCGCACTACGACTACGACATGACCCGCGATATGGGCTATGACATGACCCGAGGCGGCTACCCGACGTACCACAACATGGGTTATCCTCCTCAGGTTGTGCCCCCACCCATCCAGATGCCTGCCCCCGCCCCTCCTGCCGTGACCGGAGGCGTGTCTGCCACCCTGGACTACGAAATCAAGGACATGGCCGAGTTTCTCACCACCATGGCCCTAGGCATCATGAAGCCCAACCCGGAGGTGGGCCACGACGCGTTCAAGGCGTTTGCCTCACAGGTGCTCTCGGCCACGCGGCTGCCCCGCGCCACCGTCGTGCTCTCCCTCGTCTACCTGTCGAAACGATGGGCCATGAAGGATCTCGAGCTGGGCCACGAAAAGTCAAGCGGCTACATTTACCGCATGTCGGTCgtgtcgctgctgctggccaacaAGTTCCACGACGACAACACTTTCACCAACCGATCCTGGTCCCAGGCCACCGGCATCGCTGTCGGCGAACTCACCACCCTGGAGGCCGACTGGCTGCAGAAAATCTCGTGGTCGCTGCATCTCGATCAGCAGGACCTCAAGGGCTGGCACCGATGGAACGACTGCTGGAACTACTGGGTCGCAAACAGCCCCAAGAGCTCGGCGGCTTCGTCGCCGCTGGTGTCTGTCTCCAACTCGGAGGTGTcgaccacaaacacatcgCCCCACGCGTCGTCGCCAGTGTCGCCCGTGTCGCTGTCCAAACCCAAGGTTGGCTCCGTCATCATGACCTCGCCTACCCGGCCCTTCTACACCGTGCCCTCTTGGTACAACCAGCCCGCTAGCAACATGGACAGCGCGTGTGCTCCccagcaccaccaccagcagcatcCCCCCTCCGCTTTCACATCCTACTTTCAACAATCGTTTGCATCAGTAGGACCGCCTGTGCAGGCCCCTATGCAGGCCCCCTCGATACCCCCTCCCCATCACCAGAtggaccaccaccatgtGGCTCCTCAGGTGATGCCCATGCCCCCTCCCCATCACAGCACCCACCACTATCCGGAGTGCAAGGAGGGCCCCATCGCCAGTTACTACAACCCCGTCTGTGACTGCGCCCACTGTGTCTTTGATCCCTTCCCCAAGCACGTTGTTGCTTGCTAA
- a CDS encoding uncharacterized protein (Compare to YALI0E07920g, similar to DEHA0B03696g Debaryomyces hansenii) — MTILGEDDNKVKELVKGGIDDIKSIDVKKSVQKCVSGASSGLKNAYETVKFKTTTREGLIGDYDYKFLFTPKIPFMKKSKKGDKNRSTFFAVDSSLPLLLAILLGFQHSLAMIAGIVTPPLLMASAANFDAQMTQYLVSAAMIGSGLLSLIHIIRFRIPGTHLYVGTGLISVVGASFSTITVFTTGLPIMYKSGVCPVSETGAPLPCPEGYGMIIATASLCALIELLCSFLPSKFLMKLFPPVVTGPVVLVIGVSLIQSGFKDWAGGAGPCFGRPTSGDFMLCPSNDAPMAAPWGSAQFIGLGFLVYVAILTCEKYGAPIMKSCAVVIGLLVGCIVAAACGYFDATPINEAPVATFLWTTTFPLKLYGPVVLPLLAVYLTIMMETIGDITATCDVSRVAVSGPEYESRIKGGIRGDGIIGSIAGLLTLTPCSTFAQNNGVISLTKCANRQAGGWACFFILMMGIFSKFAAAFVSIPKPVIGGMTTFLFTSVAVSGLAIISRNPITRRDRIVLTASLVLGLGATLVNNWFSFVFTYEGDNQSLQGFLDAIQLVMSSGFSVTGFVGVIANLIIDDDEEEDQDDKEHTLEICSSSSSITQVDLEAGQKVE, encoded by the coding sequence ATGACTATTCTTGGTGAAGACGACAACAAGGTGAAGGAGCTGGTGAAGGGTGGAATTGATGACATTAAGAGCATTGATGTGAAGAAGAGCGTGCAAAAGTGCGTTTCCGGAGCTTCTTCGGGGCTGAAAAATGCATATGAGACcgtcaagttcaagacTACGACTCGAGAGGGTCTGATTGGAGATTATGACTACAAGTTTCTGTTTACGCCCAAAATTCCGTTTATGaagaagtccaagaagggtGACAAGAACCGGTCGACGTTTTTTGCTGTCGATTCGTCTCTGCCTCTTTTGCTGGCCATTTTGCTTGGTTTCCAGCATTCTTTGGCCATGATTGCAGGCATTGTGACCCCTCCTCTTTTGATGGCTTCAGCTGCGAATTTCGACGCGCAAATGACCCAGTATCTGGTTTCTGCGGCTATGATTGGCTCGGGTCTTTTGTCGCTCATTCACATTATTCGATTCAGAATTCCAGGCACCCACTTGTATGTCGGCACCGGTTTGATTTCTGTGGTTGGAGCTAGTTTCAGCACCATCACTGTCTTCACTACGGGTCTGCCCATCATGTACAAGAGCGGAGTGTGTCCCGTGAGCGAGACTGGAGCCCCGTTGCCCTGTCCCGAGGGCTATGGAATGATCATTGCCACTGCTTCACTGTGTGCTCTGATTGAGCTTCTTTGCTCATTCCTGCCGTCCAAGTTTCTCATGAAACTGTTCCCTCCGGTCGTCACCGGCCCCGTGGTGCTTGTTATTGGTGTCTCTCTGATTCAGTCCGGCTTCAAGGACTGGGCTGGAGGCGCTGGACCTTGTTTCGGACGTCCCACTAGCGGCGACTTTATGCTGTGTCCCTCTAACGACGCTCCCATGGCCGCTCCCTGGGGTTCCGCACAGTTTATCGGTCTGGGCTTCCTCGTCTACGTCGCCATTCTCACCTGCGAAAAGTACGGAGCTCCCATCATGAAATCATGTGCCGTGGTGATTGGTCTTCTGGTGGGCTGTattgtggctgctgccTGTGGCTACTTTGACGCTACTCCCATCAACGAGGCTCCTGTGGCCACCTTTTTGTGGACTACCACGTTCCCTCTGAAGCTGTATGGTCCAGTGGTACTTCCTTTGCTGGCCGTCTACCTGACTATCATGATGGAGACGATTGGAGACATTACTGCTACCTGCGACGTGTCTCGAGTAGCAGTTTCTGGACCCGAATACGAGAGCCGAATCAAGGGCGGCATTCGAGGAGACGGTATCATCGGCTCTATTGCTGGTCTGCTGACTCTCACTCCCTGCTCTACCTTTGCCCAGAACAACGGAGTCATCAGCTTGACAAAGTGTGCCAACCGTCAGGCCGGTGGCTGGGCCTGTTTCTTCATTCTCATGATGGgcatcttctccaagttTGCCGCTGCATTTGTGTCGATTCCCAAGCCCGTCATTGGCGGTATGACCACTTTTCTCTTCACCTCAGTCGCAGTGTCTGGCCTGGCTATCATTTCCAGAAACCCCATCACTCGACGAGACAGAATCGTGCTCACTGCTTCTCTGGTGCTCGGTCTGGGCGCCACGCTGGTCAACAACTGGTTCTCCTTCGTCTTCACCTACGAGGGCGACAACCAGTCTCTTCAGGGCTTCCTTGACGCTATCCAGCTTGTCATGAGCTCGGGTTTCTCCGTCACTGGCTTCGTTGGTGTCATTGCCAACTTGATTAtcgatgatgacgaggaagaagaccaagatgACAAGGAGCACACGCTCGAGATCTGCTCGAGTTCGTCATCCATCACACAAGTCGATCTTGAAGCTGGCCAAAAGGTTGAGTAA
- a CDS encoding uncharacterized protein (Compare to YALI0E07942g, similar to Saccharomyces cerevisiae MIG3 (YER028C) and MIG2 (YGL209W); ancestral locus Anc_3.518, weakly similar to CA1593|CaMIG1 Candida albicans CaMIG1 transcriptional regulator) translates to MEFTATNSDREMHPPPVAVPSHLQQSTTHRTVPKTNPKTGKSEMPRPYKCPICDKAFHRLEHQTRHIRTHTGEKPHECTFPGCTKRFSRSDELTRHSRIHLNPNTRRAKNMNSAAAAAHNAAAQQKGPPSNQQPKDDRTDRLVAISNLVDHHDAHPPIPGGSGIKSEYSSAYSTPYSSVPSSPTMGQASLYRPYGAGPGGPPPPGGPGGLGGPAPPGPPGHHGGPPTHIGLPPLHHPPPPGGPHSAAPSAPNSTPGSPMFVRVPHSTYPRSTFDMNMLATAASQQLERENAPPSGLSSGAPSAAPSGTSSPFNHSPSSSPLQSTQSSPALASYFSRPPAPSSNPGTPGSSHGPPYGFSSGTSLSSHGNTHSNHFQHPQHLHPPHHHHGLQGHIFAGLQRMTPMSGRDDSEPWHRSKKSRPNSPSSTAPSSPTFSNSESPTPDHTPLATPAHSPRIHPRDLEGVQLPSIRSLSIGRHVPPTLPPMEIAPRSSGGTHTGTHTPYGGGSASHTPFGTSPNSGVPPPPHPNAAQGAASSLSMLAMAGLNHAAGGAAPGGSGAAATSSTRDEPSNDTSGPASGSGPSAPSTASSSTRMAVSDLIDR, encoded by the coding sequence ATGGAATTCACAGCCACCAATTCAGACCGAGAAATGCACCCTCCCCCGGTGGCAGTGCCGTCGCATCTGCAGCAGTCCACGACCCACCGCACGGTGCCCAAAACCAACCCCAAGACGGGCAAGTCCGAAATGCCCCGACCCTACAAGTGCCCCATCTGCGACAAGGCCTTCCACCGGCTGGAGCATCAGACCCGCCACATCCGGACACACACGGGCGAGAAGCCCCACGAGTGCACCTTCCCAGGTTGCACCAAGCGGTTCAGCCGTAGCGACGAGCTCACCCGACACTCGCGCATACATTTAAATCCCAACACTAGACGGGCCAAGAACATGAACAgcgccgccgccgccgctcACAATGCCGCCGCTCAGCAGAAGGGCCCTCCTTCTAACCAGCAGCCCAAGGACGACCGAACAGACCGCCTTGTGGCCATCAGTAATCTCGTCGACCACCACGACGCCCACCCTCCTATTCCCGGAGGCAGTGGTATCAAGAGCGAGTACTCGTCCGCATACTCGACTCCATATTCTTCGGTGCCGTCGTCGCCAACCATGGGACAGGCCTCGTTGTACAGACCTTATGGTGCTGGTCCAGGcggtcctcctcctcctggtgGACCTGGTGGACTGGGTGgacctgctcctcctggccCTCCCGGCCACCATGGAGGACCCCCCACTCACATAGGTCTACCACCCCTACaccatcctcctcctccaggaggCCCTCATTCGGCCGCGCCCAGTGCTCCCAACAGTACGCCCGGGTCGCCCATGTTTGTGCGAGTGCCACATTCAACCTACCCAAGATCGACTTTCGACATGAACATGCTCGCGACTGCGGCCtctcagcagctcgagcGCGAGAACGCGCCTCCATCGGGTCTGTCTTCTGGTGCTCCCTCGGCTGCGCCTTCCGGCACCTCCAGCCCCTTCAACCATTCACCCTCGTCGTCGCCACTGCAGTCCACGCAGTCGTCCCCCGCTCTGGCGTCGTATTTCAGTCGGCCTCCTGCTCCGTCTTCCAACCCCGGAACCCCCGGTAGCTCGCACGGTCCTCCCTACGGCTTCTCGTCGGGCACGTCGCTGTCGTCGCATGGAAACACGCACTCCAATCACTTCCAGCACCCACAACACTTGCATCCCCCgcatcatcaccatggtCTGCAGGGACACATCTTTGCGGGTCTGCAGCGCATGACGCCCATGTCTGGAAGAGACGACTCGGAGCCATGGCACCGGTCTAAGAAGTCGCGCCCCAACTCACCGTCTTCTACTGCGCCGTCGTCGCCCACTTTCAGCAACTCGGAGAGCCCCACGCCGGACCACACGCCCCTGGCGACCCCCGCACATTCGCCTCGAATCCACCCTCGAGATCTCGAGGGAGTGCAGCTGCCTTCCATTCGGTCGCTGTCGATTGGCCGCCACGTGCCCCCCACGCTACCGCCTATGGAGATTGCGCCTCGGTCAAGTGGAGGCACCCATACCGGCACCCATACGCCGTACGGCGGCGGATCTGCGTCGCACACGCCGTTTGGCACATCACCCAACTCGGgagttcctcctcctccgcaTCCAAACGCGGCCCAGGGCGCTGCTTCTTCGCTTAGCATGCTAGCCATGGCTGGCCTGAACCACGCTGCTGGGGGAGCTGCTCCTGGAGGCAGTGGGGCGGCAGCTACGTCGTCGACGCGTGACGAGCCCAGCAACGATACATCTGGGCCTGCGTCAGGCAGCGGGCCTTCTGCTCCGTCCACCGCGTCGTCCAGTACTCGAATGGCCGTCAGTGACTTGATTGATAGATGA
- a CDS encoding uncharacterized protein (Compare to YALI0E07964g, no similarity possibly noncoding), translating into MSDNWSDTFSLKLESQLPGSDPVVTGRYVLQSTVSSTHMSWNLKGSPIIRAQHHSLFLQTASRWWLVGQKLPKETTTLCNRTALKTTQKMAQKMAQKMAQKMAQKLAQKRSSCSRDLSGLLLGLVETFPFSRSHRQNVLIPAWRAPGVVYRTQRSSVTSFLLPSLLLVLSTCLSAPETSPSPQRHPTILPGIVHGTQEMGHTFYEAEVQVGTHPQNPTVIFDTGSGQVWLAGSNTTIQPPAPDPWGAEGHRGLDTFSYTGQAFEDFHIWVSTGTTGFELGIFDQAAIDNPKVNYVQALARSLGPCTPSMPRSPSTPQTRPPWGSSTMSTNFPSRKRRFSLPETTIFCWTLEEWALSTPAAPSRPFLRSLEGKSWSVACDSKLEITYQWGNTKIDVNLTHHIRKRPQGGCYLGYLTLAPDDQVTLVTGPAFISRAVVIYDNARDTITLGKAKFTDESDVVEITGDVPGAEIFKRGAVPSSSTLVGLRSAVYSHTSDSYILN; encoded by the exons ATGTCTGACAATTGGTCTGATACCTTCTCTCTCAAACTCGAGAGTCAGCTTCCAGGGTCGGATCCCGTGGTCACTGGCCGATACGTGCTCCAATCGACCGTGTCATCGACACACATGTCATGGAATCTAAAAGGATCGCCCATCATCAGGGCTCAGCATCATTCACTTTTTCTCCAAACAGCTTCACGTTGGTGGCTGGTAGGTCAGAAATTACCCAAGGAGACGACTACTTTGTGCAACAGGACAGCTCTGAAAACGACCCAGAAGATGGCTCAGAAGATGGCTCAGAAGATGGCTCAGAAGATGGCCCAGAAGCTGGCTCAAAAACGTTCTTCGTGCTCTAGAGATTTATCTGGTTTAT TGCTCGGTTTGGTTGAAACTTTTCCCTTCTCAAGATCTCACCGTCAAAATGTACTTATACCCGCTTGGAGAGCCCCTGGAGTTGTGTATCGCACACAACGCTCTTCAGTaacctccttcttgctaccgtcgctgctgctggtatTGTCCACTTGTCTCTCAGCGCCCGAAACCTCGCCAAGTCCCCAGAGGCATCCCACCATCTTGCCGGGAATCGTCCATGGCACCCAGGAAATGGGCCACACCTTCTACGAGGCCGAAGTGCAGGTTGGAACCCATCCCCAAAACCCGACTGTGATATTTGATACCGGATCTGGCCAGGTGTGGCTCGCCGGCTCCAACACCACC ATACAGCCTCCTGCACCCGATCCCTGGGGAGCTGAAGGTCACCGCGGTCTAGACACCTTTTCATACACTGGCCAGGCCTTCGAGGACTTCCACATTTGGGTGTCTACGGGAACAACCGGCTTCGAGCTCGGAATCTTCGACCAGGCTGCCATTGACAACCCCAAAGTGAACTATGTTCAGGCTCTGGCAAGATCTCTCGGGCCGTGTACTCCCTCAATGCCGAGAAGCCCATCAACCCCGCAGACACGTCCACCCTGGGGGTCGTCAACAATGTCTACTAA CTTTCCAtcaaggaagagaagattCAGCTTACCTGAGACCACGATATTTTGCTGGACACTGGAGGAATGGGCTCTGTCTacaccagcagcaccgTCAAGGCCATTTCTGAGAAGTTTGGAGGGCAAATCCTGGAGCGTTGCTTGCGATTCCAAACTGGAAATCACATACCAGTGGGGAAACACCAAGATCGACGTGAATTTGACACATCACATCCGAAAGAGACCCCAGGGCGGTTGCTATCTGGGATACCTTACACTTGCCCCTGATGACCAGGTGACCCTTGTAACCGGCCCTGCTTTCATCTCTCGAGCTGTCGTCATTTACGACAACGCTCGAGACACCATCACTCTTGGCAAGGCCAAGTTCACCGACGAGTCCGACGTGGTGGAAATCACTGGCGATGTTCCCGGTGCTGAAATCTTTAAGAGAGGCGCCGTCCCTTCTAGCTCTACTCTGGTGGGGCTTAGGAGTGCTGTCTATAGCCATACTTCAGATTCATACATATTAAATTGA
- a CDS encoding uncharacterized protein (Compare to YALI0E07986g, no similarity, similar to Saccharomyces cerevisiae DSS4 (YPR017C); ancestral locus Anc_8.119), producing MKYCCPYPQCKSRLVVANKHPIELLVRASAASEDALKVQKAALNFVNSKDVVASDSEKTDTKAIESEKSELKTDAAEATHVATTNPDSEFFLPFYDPFDFDNISVTKPVFEAGQEPSLISSDGKTTVSIERLLACAECDRGPFGVIGKVSNVGTHDGLTHDKNVYLLRPESVVVTES from the coding sequence ATGAAATACTGCTGTCCCTACCCCCAGTGCAAGAGCCGGCTTGTCGTGGCCAACAAACACCCcatcgagctgctggtacGGGCTTCTGCCGCCTCGGAGGACGCCCTCAAGGTCCAGAAGGCGGCCCTCAATTTCGTTAACAGTAAAGATGTCGTCGCCAGTGACAGTGAAAAGACGGACACAAAGGCCATTGAGAGCGAGAAGAGCGAATTGAAAACCGACGCCGCTGAAGCGACCCATGTCGCAACCACAAATCCCGACTCGGAGTTCTTCCTGCCATTTTACGATCCCTTCGACTTTGACAATATCTCTGTGACTAAGCCTGTGTTCGAGGCTGGTCAAGAACCGTCTCTAATTTCTAGCGACGGAAAGACCACGGTTTCCATCGAACGACTCTTGGCATGTGCTGAGTGCGACCGGGGACCCTTTGGAGTGATTGGCAAGGTCTCCAACGTTGGCACCCATGACGGTCTGACCCATGATAAGAACGTCTATCTGCTGAGACCCGAGTCTGTGGTTGTTACCGAGAGCTGA
- a CDS encoding uncharacterized protein (Compare to YALI0E08008g, weakly similar to uniprot|Q08294 Saccharomyces cerevisiae YOL155c) has translation MKLSLATIVAFSALVVAQNPSPETVSSDIAIGTPSTLSPGSTSQAASGTLAAPTATPTSTATSANLSVLDNVLSEVQAVLADVLAELPDIPELQALIATVNASLADILARLPALEAGQSASSAAAASSTASTSPSSNFTNPLLVRQVRRVVKLVARDSIAELSDDVSTLVGNLQAIVAIIEGVEPRSDSLQAALDQILAIIARLENWLAETNGEEVPTSSAGSAISGSVSVISGSAPATSTSPFVTTLSISSASALLLLLLVPMVFLSSSSLSSSSSSSLRPLRSPLSTSRSAAATSTRTAQLLPMRRSRPTRLRIPSPREIPSPREIPRAPLPEVRLLTPLTLPLLDPAPPVLPLPAPALPLPAPALLDQLPTRDLPSLELPLQALLFPTLPALLDQLPTQDLPPLPVHLPALPQHLLPADPLPLALLPLPDPLFRLLESTLPRPTVPLPCLSVPLLLLCPSSWLSFNSITHPIVGTSLL, from the coding sequence ATGAAGCTGTCTCTCGCTACCATTGTTGCCTTCTCTGCCCTTGTTGTGGCTCAGAACCCCAGTCCTGAGACCGTGTCCAGTGATATTGCTATCGGCACCCCCTCCACCCTGTCTCCTGGATCCACCTCCCAGGCTGCCTCCGGTACCCTTGCCGCTCCCACTGCCACCCCTACCTCCACTGCCACTTCCGCCAACCTCTCTGTGCTCGACAATGTGCTCAGCGAGGTTCAGGCCGTTCTGGCTGACGTTCTGGCCGAGCTTCCCGACATTCCAGAGCTGCAGGCTCTGATTGCCACCGTGAATGCCTCCCTGGCAGACATTCTTGCCCGTCTCCCTGCTCTGGAGGCAGGTCAGTCCGCTTCTTCGGCCGCTGCCGCTTCCTCCACTGCTTCGACCTCTCCCTCCAGCAACTTCACCAACCCTCTGCTCGTCCGACAAGTTCGACGGGTGGTCAAGCTTGTTGCCCGAGATTCCATTGCCGAACTTTCTGACGACGTCAGCACTCTAGTGGGCAACCTTCAGGCCATTGTCGCCATCATCGAGGGCGTTGAGCCCCGATCCGACTCTCTTCAGGCTGCCCTTGACCAAATTCTGGCCATTATCGCTCGACTTGAGAACTGGTTAGCTGAGACCAACGGTGAGGAGGTCCCCACTTCCTCCGCCGGCTCTGCCATTTCCggctctgtctctgtcatTTCCGGTTCCGCCCCTGCCACCTCCACTTCTCCCTTTGTCACCACTCTGAGCAtctcttctgcttctgctttgcttctgcttctgctggttCCGATGGTCTTCCtttcctcttcctctctctcctcttcttcctcctcttctcttcgTCCACTGAGGTCACCATTGTCTACGTCAAGGAGTGCGGCtgctacaagcacaaggaCGGCTCAGTTGCTACCCATGAGGAGGTCGAGGCCCACGAGGCTGCGCATTCCCAGTCCAAGGGAGATACCGAGTCCAAGGGAGATACCAAGGGCTCCTCTTCCGGAGGTAAGACTACTTACTCCACTGactctgcctcttctggatccagctcctccggttcttcctcttccggctccagctcttcctcttccggctccagctcttctggATCAGCTTCCCACGCGGGATCTTCCTTCTCTGGAGCTTCCTCTCCAGGCTCTGCTGTTTCCGActcttccagctcttctgGATCAGCTGCCCACGCAGgatcttcctcctcttccggttcatcttccagctcttccCCAGCACCTGCTGCCGGCGGATCCTCTGCCCCTGGCTCTGCTCCCGCTGCCGGACCCGCTCTTTCGCCTGCTGGAGAGCACGTTGCCCAGGCCAACGGTGCCTCTGCCATGTCTGTCGGTACCGCTGCTCTTGCTCTGCCCTTCATCATGGCTCTCTTTTAATTCCATAACACACCCTATTGTTGGCACAAGTCTGCTGTAA